Proteins encoded in a region of the Magallana gigas chromosome 8, xbMagGiga1.1, whole genome shotgun sequence genome:
- the LOC117690134 gene encoding octanoyl-[acyl-carrier-protein]:protein N-octanoyltransferase LIPT2, mitochondrial, whose product MKKASRLVQVVNLGRMGFKEAEIVQNKYKQYHIDSLHGKTPSASDTLLLIEHDPVYTVGIRSKNYDEETEKKLLATGADFVRTDRGGLITYHGPGQLVAYPIINLKHFKSSMKWYVCALEKTMIDTCRRFGLMANADQETGVWIEDRKIGAIGIHGSRFVTTHGISLNCNTDLDWYKHIVPCGIEDKGVTSLTEELEEEVQVQDAFWPFLESFKKQFDCDLSFKHLSDQDLSILKESELKVIQMRIKSAFKQK is encoded by the exons atgaaaaaagccTCTCGACTCGTTCAAGTTGTAAATCTTGGTCGCATGGGATTTAAGGAGGCAGAAATAGTCCAGAATAAGTACAAACAGTATCATATCGACTCCCTACATGGTAAAACACCATCGGCAAGTGACACTCTTTTGTTAATTGAACATGACCCTGTGTACACAGTTGGAATCCGCAGCAAGAATTATGATGAAGAAACTGAGAAAAAACTGCTAGCGACTGGAGCAGACTTTGTCCGTACAGATAGAGGAGGCCTTATTACATATCATGGCCCAGGACAATTAGTCGCATACCCAATCATCAATTTGAAACATTTCAAGTCAAGCATGAAGTGGTATGTGTGTGCATTGGAGAAAACCATGATTGATACGTGTAGGAGGTTTGGTTTGATGGCAAATGCTGACCAAGAGACTGGAGTGTGGATAGAAGACAGAAAAATTGGGGCCATAG GAATTCATGGGAGTCGCTTTGTAACAACTCATGGAATATCCCTAAACTGCAACACAGATCTTGACTGGTATAAACACATCGTACCATGTGGAATAGAGGACAAAGGAGTTACTTCCCTTACTGAGGAACTGGAAGAAGAGGTCCAAGTTCAAGATGCATTTTGGCCATTTTTGGAGAGCTTTAAGAAGCAGTTTGATTGTGACTTATCTTTTAAACATCTTTCTGACCAAgatctttcaattttaaaagagaGTGAACTAAAAGTCATACAAATGAGAATAAAATctgcatttaaacaaaaataa
- the LOC105327610 gene encoding protein ECT2 isoform X2 codes for MATDSKPLEASKKDDEERPLQVVLVGETTQENEELRAALKSLGIKPRKSDTGTDFIQTASERETVFVLSEFEGDVFHNLSKAEANIVGPPVIYHCAKENKEVPCHSRPLYNTAMEGVILCFTGLDKQEARPLAEIVHHMGGSIRRDVSAKVTHLIADCTDGPKYRLASSLGTPIVKPDWIYKVWADKDVVGIKADDKMVQYRVPPFYKCCLCFYGFTEEEKKHMEELTVENGGIFAEIGDEDCTHLVVDDQQTPVLPKDIVLPHFIVRAEWFWGSLQMEACSDERFYEYQKETTPGSLFTPGRCMSGSKSRKRKRLKENIAQLAAEGELDSPLYKRRSSSEYSRISMSPSSFLDASNTPDKSDVLTETTEIEEKSKAVPSKLSPRQQVVMELLQTEKNYVAILHTILNVFKSEIEKPNQYHGAILAAQDIKLIFGNIPPIYKVHCEIKDELMALMENWTEDCLVGQVISQHAEAMLKAYPPFVNYFEQTKETITKCDKSNTRFHAFLKVCQSKPECGRQSLTELLIRPVQRLPSVSLLLGDILKKTSQDNPDYERLENAIDLLKEIMTHINEDKRKTENQVVMFDIMNEIDNCPATILSSHRSFVTKADVIELSDELSGRSFPLSLFLFTDTLEICKRRTKHGSTAKSPALRRSPQKPYKHLGLLQLKTVKRIINYRESEDCQNSFGIIFKSHPDDKDKLYSFMVDETDVNKVQFLTSLAKSIAQTKCLADHEGLIATVEGRDLQINTSILGRSTFSRAAKIGKRVSRAFSFNKTPSRLKRAVSSVLSPFSHENNHNTINVMGTPRRGGDLFNRRQASCMDLTDSISMLSSYPSSTTLYQEEDTVSLGAYSLQTPMEHSNMNDYNSRLMKPPS; via the exons ATGGCGACGGATTCCAAGCCTCTCGAGGCTTCAAAGAAGGATGACG AGGAAAGGCCCCTGCAGGTAGTATTGGTAGGGGAAACTACTCAGGAGAATGAAGAATTGAGGGCAGCTTTAAAA AGTTTGGGTATAAAGCCCCGGAAATCTGACACAGGTACAGACTTCATACAGACTGCCTCGGAGAGAGAAACCGTGTTTGTTTTGTCAGAGTTCGAGGGAGATGTCTTTCACAACCTCTCCAAAGCAGAGGCTAACATAGTGGGTCCCCCCGTCATCTATCACTGTGCCAAAGAAAATAAG GAGGTGCCCTGTCATTCCCGACCATTGTACAACACGGCCATGGAGGGAGTTATTTTGTGCTTCACTGGTTTGGACAAGCAAGAGGCT AGACCCCTAGCAGAGATAGTGCACCACATGGGAGGAAGTATACGTAGAGACGTGTCTGCCAAAGTCACTCATCTCATAGCAGACTGCACAGACGGTCCCAAATACAGG CTTGCCAGTAGTTTAGGGACTCCTATTGTCAAACCAGACTGGATCTACAAAGTATGGGCAGACAAAGATGTGGTGGGAATAAAAGCCGATGACAAAATG gTACAATACAGAGTACCCCCATTTTACAAGTGCTGCTTGTGTTTTTATGGTTTTACTGAGGAAGAGAAGAAGCATATGGAAGAATTGACTGTAgaaaatg GTGGGATATTTGCTGAGATAGGGGATGAGGACTGTACACATTTGGTAGTGGATGATCAGCAAACTCCAGTGCTACCCAAAGACATAGTGCTTCCACATTTCATTGTCAGAGCTGAG TGGTTTTGGGGAAGTCTACAAATGGAAGCTTGTTCAGATGAAAGGTTTTATGAATATCAGAAG GAGACAACCCCTGGTTCTTTGTTTACACCTGGCCGGTGTATGTCCGGCTCCAAGTCAAGGAAACGCAAGAGGCTGAAGGAGAATATTGCCCAGCTGGCCGCAGAAGGAGAGCTGGACTCCCCTCTCTACAAGCGGCGCTCGAGTAGCGAGTATAGCCGGATATCCATGAGCCCTAGCTCATTCCTGGACGCCTCCAATACACCAGATAAATCAGATGTACTGACGG aaacaacTGAGATTGAGGAGAAGTCAAAGGCTGTTCCATCCAAGTTATCACCCAGACAACAGGTTGTCATGGAGTTACTGCAAACCGAGAAGAACTATGTGGCCATTTTGCATACTATTTTAAAT GTTTTTAAATCTGAAATAGAGAAACCCAATCAATACCATGGTGCCATTTTGGCTGCACAAGACATCAAACTAATTTTTGGAAACATTCCTCCCATCTACAAAGTCCACTGTGAAATCAAAGATGAACTGATGGCCCTCATGGAAAACTGGACAGAAGATTGTCTTGTGGGCCAGGTCATATCACAGCAT GCTGAAGCCATGCTGAAAGCGTATCCTCCATTTGTGAATTACTTTGAGCAGACCAAGGAAACCATAACCAAATGTGATAAATCCAATACAAGATTCCATGCTTTCCTCAAG GTGTGTCAGAGTAAGCCTGAGTGTGGGCGTCAGAGTTTGACGGAGCTGTTGATTCGGCCCGTACAGAGACTGCCCAGTGTGTCGCTTCTATTGGGAG atattttaaagaaaaccagTCAGGATAACCCAGATTATGAAAGACTGGAAAATGCAATTGATCTTCTTAAAGAAATTATGAC ACATATCAATGAAGATAAAAGGAAAACAGAAAACCAGGTTGTGATGTTTGATATTATGAATGAAATTGATAATTGTCCG GCAACAATTTTGTCCTCCCATCGGAGTTTTGTGACGAAGGCTGATGTGATAGAACTGTCGGACGAGCTGAGTGGACGAAGCTTCCCTCTGTCCTTGTTTCTATTTACAGATACGCTAGAG ATCTGTAAGAGGAGAACCAAGCATGGTAGTACTGCCAAGAGCCCCGCCCTCAGGAGGAGTCCCCAGAAGCCATACAAACACCTGGGTCTGTTACAACTGAAGACGGTCAAACGGATCATCAACTACAGGGAGTCCGAAG ATTGTCAGAACAGTTTCGGAATCATTTTTAAATCACATCCTGATGACAAAGACAAGCTTTACAGTTTCATGGTGGACGAGACGGATGTAAACAAAGTTCAGTTCCTGACCTCCCTGGCCAAATCAATCGCCCAGACCAAGTGTCTGGCTGATCAT GAGGGACTGATCGCCACAGTGGAGGGGCGGGACCTACAAATCAACACCTCCATCCTGGGGAGGAGCACATTCAGCAGGGCCGCCAA AATTGGTAAACGAGTCAGTAGGGCATTTTCCTTCAACAAGACACCCAGTAGATTAAAAAGAGCAGTGTCCAGTGTTCTCAGTCCATTCTCCCACGAAAACAACCACAACACCATCAATGTGATGGGCACGCCGCGACGTGGTGGTGATCTGTTCAACCGCAGACAGGCCAGCTGTATGGACCTCACT GACTCCATCTCGATGCTGAGTAGCTACCCCAGCTCTACCACCCTGTACCAGGAGGAGGACACAGTCAGTCTGGGGGCCTACTCCCTCCAGACCCCCATGGAACACTCTAACATGAACGACTACAACAGTCGACTCATGAAGCCTCCCAGCTAA
- the LOC105327610 gene encoding protein ECT2 isoform X1, with protein sequence MATDSKPLEASKKDDAYDIGATRVLRLRHSPMTKMSFYKHYMREERPLQVVLVGETTQENEELRAALKSLGIKPRKSDTGTDFIQTASERETVFVLSEFEGDVFHNLSKAEANIVGPPVIYHCAKENKEVPCHSRPLYNTAMEGVILCFTGLDKQEARPLAEIVHHMGGSIRRDVSAKVTHLIADCTDGPKYRLASSLGTPIVKPDWIYKVWADKDVVGIKADDKMVQYRVPPFYKCCLCFYGFTEEEKKHMEELTVENGGIFAEIGDEDCTHLVVDDQQTPVLPKDIVLPHFIVRAEWFWGSLQMEACSDERFYEYQKETTPGSLFTPGRCMSGSKSRKRKRLKENIAQLAAEGELDSPLYKRRSSSEYSRISMSPSSFLDASNTPDKSDVLTETTEIEEKSKAVPSKLSPRQQVVMELLQTEKNYVAILHTILNVFKSEIEKPNQYHGAILAAQDIKLIFGNIPPIYKVHCEIKDELMALMENWTEDCLVGQVISQHAEAMLKAYPPFVNYFEQTKETITKCDKSNTRFHAFLKVCQSKPECGRQSLTELLIRPVQRLPSVSLLLGDILKKTSQDNPDYERLENAIDLLKEIMTHINEDKRKTENQVVMFDIMNEIDNCPATILSSHRSFVTKADVIELSDELSGRSFPLSLFLFTDTLEICKRRTKHGSTAKSPALRRSPQKPYKHLGLLQLKTVKRIINYRESEDCQNSFGIIFKSHPDDKDKLYSFMVDETDVNKVQFLTSLAKSIAQTKCLADHEGLIATVEGRDLQINTSILGRSTFSRAAKIGKRVSRAFSFNKTPSRLKRAVSSVLSPFSHENNHNTINVMGTPRRGGDLFNRRQASCMDLTDSISMLSSYPSSTTLYQEEDTVSLGAYSLQTPMEHSNMNDYNSRLMKPPS encoded by the exons ATGGCGACGGATTCCAAGCCTCTCGAGGCTTCAAAGAAGGATGACG CATATGACATTGGGGCTACACGTGTTCTGCGTTTAAGGCACTCACCTATGACAAAAATGTCATTCTACAAACATTACATGAGGG AGGAAAGGCCCCTGCAGGTAGTATTGGTAGGGGAAACTACTCAGGAGAATGAAGAATTGAGGGCAGCTTTAAAA AGTTTGGGTATAAAGCCCCGGAAATCTGACACAGGTACAGACTTCATACAGACTGCCTCGGAGAGAGAAACCGTGTTTGTTTTGTCAGAGTTCGAGGGAGATGTCTTTCACAACCTCTCCAAAGCAGAGGCTAACATAGTGGGTCCCCCCGTCATCTATCACTGTGCCAAAGAAAATAAG GAGGTGCCCTGTCATTCCCGACCATTGTACAACACGGCCATGGAGGGAGTTATTTTGTGCTTCACTGGTTTGGACAAGCAAGAGGCT AGACCCCTAGCAGAGATAGTGCACCACATGGGAGGAAGTATACGTAGAGACGTGTCTGCCAAAGTCACTCATCTCATAGCAGACTGCACAGACGGTCCCAAATACAGG CTTGCCAGTAGTTTAGGGACTCCTATTGTCAAACCAGACTGGATCTACAAAGTATGGGCAGACAAAGATGTGGTGGGAATAAAAGCCGATGACAAAATG gTACAATACAGAGTACCCCCATTTTACAAGTGCTGCTTGTGTTTTTATGGTTTTACTGAGGAAGAGAAGAAGCATATGGAAGAATTGACTGTAgaaaatg GTGGGATATTTGCTGAGATAGGGGATGAGGACTGTACACATTTGGTAGTGGATGATCAGCAAACTCCAGTGCTACCCAAAGACATAGTGCTTCCACATTTCATTGTCAGAGCTGAG TGGTTTTGGGGAAGTCTACAAATGGAAGCTTGTTCAGATGAAAGGTTTTATGAATATCAGAAG GAGACAACCCCTGGTTCTTTGTTTACACCTGGCCGGTGTATGTCCGGCTCCAAGTCAAGGAAACGCAAGAGGCTGAAGGAGAATATTGCCCAGCTGGCCGCAGAAGGAGAGCTGGACTCCCCTCTCTACAAGCGGCGCTCGAGTAGCGAGTATAGCCGGATATCCATGAGCCCTAGCTCATTCCTGGACGCCTCCAATACACCAGATAAATCAGATGTACTGACGG aaacaacTGAGATTGAGGAGAAGTCAAAGGCTGTTCCATCCAAGTTATCACCCAGACAACAGGTTGTCATGGAGTTACTGCAAACCGAGAAGAACTATGTGGCCATTTTGCATACTATTTTAAAT GTTTTTAAATCTGAAATAGAGAAACCCAATCAATACCATGGTGCCATTTTGGCTGCACAAGACATCAAACTAATTTTTGGAAACATTCCTCCCATCTACAAAGTCCACTGTGAAATCAAAGATGAACTGATGGCCCTCATGGAAAACTGGACAGAAGATTGTCTTGTGGGCCAGGTCATATCACAGCAT GCTGAAGCCATGCTGAAAGCGTATCCTCCATTTGTGAATTACTTTGAGCAGACCAAGGAAACCATAACCAAATGTGATAAATCCAATACAAGATTCCATGCTTTCCTCAAG GTGTGTCAGAGTAAGCCTGAGTGTGGGCGTCAGAGTTTGACGGAGCTGTTGATTCGGCCCGTACAGAGACTGCCCAGTGTGTCGCTTCTATTGGGAG atattttaaagaaaaccagTCAGGATAACCCAGATTATGAAAGACTGGAAAATGCAATTGATCTTCTTAAAGAAATTATGAC ACATATCAATGAAGATAAAAGGAAAACAGAAAACCAGGTTGTGATGTTTGATATTATGAATGAAATTGATAATTGTCCG GCAACAATTTTGTCCTCCCATCGGAGTTTTGTGACGAAGGCTGATGTGATAGAACTGTCGGACGAGCTGAGTGGACGAAGCTTCCCTCTGTCCTTGTTTCTATTTACAGATACGCTAGAG ATCTGTAAGAGGAGAACCAAGCATGGTAGTACTGCCAAGAGCCCCGCCCTCAGGAGGAGTCCCCAGAAGCCATACAAACACCTGGGTCTGTTACAACTGAAGACGGTCAAACGGATCATCAACTACAGGGAGTCCGAAG ATTGTCAGAACAGTTTCGGAATCATTTTTAAATCACATCCTGATGACAAAGACAAGCTTTACAGTTTCATGGTGGACGAGACGGATGTAAACAAAGTTCAGTTCCTGACCTCCCTGGCCAAATCAATCGCCCAGACCAAGTGTCTGGCTGATCAT GAGGGACTGATCGCCACAGTGGAGGGGCGGGACCTACAAATCAACACCTCCATCCTGGGGAGGAGCACATTCAGCAGGGCCGCCAA AATTGGTAAACGAGTCAGTAGGGCATTTTCCTTCAACAAGACACCCAGTAGATTAAAAAGAGCAGTGTCCAGTGTTCTCAGTCCATTCTCCCACGAAAACAACCACAACACCATCAATGTGATGGGCACGCCGCGACGTGGTGGTGATCTGTTCAACCGCAGACAGGCCAGCTGTATGGACCTCACT GACTCCATCTCGATGCTGAGTAGCTACCCCAGCTCTACCACCCTGTACCAGGAGGAGGACACAGTCAGTCTGGGGGCCTACTCCCTCCAGACCCCCATGGAACACTCTAACATGAACGACTACAACAGTCGACTCATGAAGCCTCCCAGCTAA